The region AATCTATATCGGGGTTCTCTCACCGAGCTATTTAATAAGGAATATTCTCGATACAGCAGAAGTAACTCCCGACTGGGAATTCGTATTTCTTGGTGAAGGGCCACTGGAAAGCGAGGTGCAACAGCGAACAACAGATATAGAAAACGCACATTTTCCGGGGGCTTTTCCGTATCAATTGATGCCAGGCTTCCTTGACCAGGCCGACGTCGGGTTTTGCTTCAAAGACGCTGAGCAACCGCTCAAGTTGAAAGAATATGGCGCTGCAGGTATTCCTGCAATTGTCCGGCCGGGTGAACTTGAGCGGTGGTACAATGACGAGGAGCTTGCTTTTGTCGAGCCAGACCCAAATTCAATCTCGGCAGAACTCAATAAACTCTCTTCGAATAGTGAAATGAGGGACACATACGGCCGTAATCTTCAGACCATTGCTAAAAAGTATAGTTGGGAAAGAGTGGCTGATGGGTACCATCAATTGTTCAAGAAAATACGTAAGTAATTCAATGCGGATTGTTGGGTAGATCTCCTAGGACATCACCAACGCCAAGAATATATGTCAATCGTGTATTTCTGTGAGTTGAATCAATAGACACCACTTGCTCATTAGGACTCCACTGTGGATGGAGGCCACACCTATTGAAACCATCAAATCCGACCGGTTATGGAAACTCACCGGTTTTAACAGCATAATCACACTCGCTGGCTAATAACTCACTCGCGCGCTAGCGCTTCAGCGCGAGTTCCTATCCATCAACCATCACTATAACCATAATCGGCCAAATTGAGCGCTCGATTGTCGAACGCCAGCTGAGGAGGTACCCGACTATACAGTACCGATACGACAATTACTCCCTATTCTTTACTAGAAGGCAAATTTATACCTTTGACAATCAATTATCGACACAGAGACTCGTGGTCAAGACATAATGGATTGTGATGAAATCAGATAATTCAATTTATTAAACCATAAATAGATAGTTTAGATATTATATATGTCGATGGAAATTAAAATTCGAAAGCTTGTCCGTCATCTTGACGACAAAGGAGTATTTGAAACAGCAGGTGTAGTAGTGGATCACACTGAACGATCGGTAGCTAATCTTCTCGAGGGTTCACCTGGGTACTACCGAGGTCAAATGCTATGTCTCCGTCGGCGCTACAACACAGAGACGATTACACCCGTGTGGATTTCGCCAAAAGATATCACAGGGTTAACTGGAAAATACGAACGCCGGGAAGATGGACATCTCGATTATTTCCCCCACTTCAAACCCCGTGAGTCAGAGTGGAAGTCGGTATCATACGCTAAAGAAGTCGAATATGGCGACTCTTGTTTCGGATCGTGGGATAAAGATTCACCTCAGTTTTCACAACTTCTTTTGTATCGTGGTGCTCACCAACACTTTGTCGATGATCAAGACTGGAAAAAAACAGTTTATTATCAACAGCTCCGTGATCGGTTTTGTAAACGAGGATGGAATGACGAGGAAGCGGAAGAGTTGGCGATGAATAGGTGTCAGAAACTCGACTGGCTCCACGATAGAATGTCTGAACATGGCTATCGGTCTCAGCGAAAATTAAACGGTCATCCCCTCCATGAAGTTACGGTGACTGTTGGCCGTGATGGGGACGTCTTGTATAACTGCGAGGGCCGTCATAGATTGTCGATTTCGAAGATTCTCGGTGTCGATGCAATCCCAGTTCTGGTCTTAGCTACTCACGAAAAGTTTGATGGATCACTCACCTCTATTTTTTCAAACACTTGTGAACTATGAGCGGATACAATAGACTTGAACAAGCAGTAGGTCATTACCTCAACGACTTTCCACGAATAAAGGGAGCAGTCGAAACTACCTATCAGCGAGCGAGTTATCTCCTGTTTGCAAATAGAGATTTTAAATATAAACTTCACGACGATGTACCCCTTCATACAGCGCCTACGTGGTTCGGGGCCGAGGACGGAACTCTCGACGAGTTCTTTGTGGGCTTCTACGATGTTTGTCCTTGGAACGAAGACCAGACCCAGTACGTTGTTCACGAACTAGATGAATCGAGTGGTACCGTCTCAATTTCCGTGCTTGGCAAGGACGGTTCCGAACGTATCGCATCGACTGATGCCTGGAACTATCAGCAGGGTGCTCGAACACGTTGGCACCCGACACAGAAAGACGCGCTCATATTCAACGATATCGAGAACGGTAACGCTGTGGCGCGGATCGTTAATACTGATGGTGAGGAACTCGATCGATATCAGCAACCGATGCAAGCGATGAATCCGACTGGTGAGGACTTCCTATCTATCAATTACCGTCGACTGGATCACAACAGTCCTGCCTACGGCTACGGAACTGACGATGGATCTGAGTTAGCTACTCCGGCCGAAGATGGCATAGTCCGCATTGATCGTGATGGGAATACAGAGTTGATCGTTTCCTTTAGATCCTTGATCAGTGAAGTAGAAACAGCAGTCGACTCTGAGTATCATTATATTCATCATGGGCTCTACGCACCCGATGGCGATCAGTTCGCATTTCTACACAGATGGGTAGACGACGGGCAACGCCAGACGCGATTGTTAGTTTCGAATCGGTTCGGTAAGCGACGTCTCTTGTTAGAGAACGAGTACGTCTCACATTACTGTTGGCTAGATACAAAGCGATTGTTTCTCTGGGGAGGGTCCAAGGCCCACGGTCGTGGCTATCACATCGTAGATACTGAAAGTGGAGAGATCGACTACGTAGAAGGACTTTCCGGTTACGGCGATGGTCATCCGACGTTGTCACCAGATGGCGAGTGGGTCGTCACCGATACGTATCCTGACCGAACCCGCAAACGGACGCTTTGGCTCTACAACATATACAACAGCCGGAGTATCAAATTGGGGAATTTTTTAGCCCCATTCGAGTTTGATGGTGGGTATCGGTGTGACCTTCATCCCCGGTGGAGTCGGGATGGGAAATTTATCTCAATCGATTCAGCCCACGAGGGTGTTCGAAAGTCATATATCCTTGATGTGAGTTCGGTTTGTCAATTCGAATAGAATGATTTTCATACCATTTCGAGAATCAATAGCAGATATAACCGATATTAGACAATGTGTGCTATGTAGTCTAAAGTGAAGCTACAGGAATAATAGAAAAGTACCTAAATCCACACTCTAAACGTTCGTTGAATAGACACCACTGCGCATGAATATTGGACAAACTTCTCTTATCGTCTTTCTCTCTAAACTCCTCGGGTCTGCCCTCGGCTTCGTCGCTACGCTCTATTTCGCTCGAGAACTCGGCGCAGAAGTTCTGGGCGTCTATACCCTGGTACTCACGGTAGTCAGTTGGCTCATTTTGGCCGGTGAGTTCGGTGTCGGTCAGGCGACGACGAAGCGGATCAGCGAAGGGCGAGAACAGGGAGCGTATCTTTCGGCCGCGCTCGTGTGGATCACCGGATTCGCCGTTTGCCTCTCTCTTGCAGTCATTGTCGCACAACCAATTCTCGAGTCCTACATCGCCGAGTTCGATCACTACGTCGCCCTCTCTGTCGTCTGGTTCGTCGTCGCGTTACTCTTCATCAAGCTGTTTTACAGGACGATCGACAAGACGCTCAAAGGGGAACGAAAGGTCCACATCGAGGGGGTGCTCGAGCCAGTCAAAATCGGCGGCCAGAGCCTCATTCAGATCGTGCTCGTCATCGCCGGCTACGGACTCCTCGGGATGCTCGTGGGCTACGCCCTCGGTGGGATCATCGTCGGCATCGTCGGCCTGTACTGGGTCTCCACCCAACCATCGATGCCGAGTAAACGTCACTTCGTGAGCCTCTTCGACTACGCGAAGTTCTCGTGGCTCGGGTCGCTCAAGTCCCGGACGTTCAACGAGGTCGACATCCTCCTCCTCGGCGTCTTCGCGCAGTCGGCACTCGTCGGTGTCTACTCCGTTGCGTGGTCCATCGCGAAGTTCCTCGATATCTTCGGGGGGGCCGTGAGTTCCACGATGTTTCCCGAAATTAGCCATACTTCCGCCCAAAACGCTCGAGAAGCCGTCTCCGGCCTCGTCGAGGATTCACTCGCGTTCACCGGACTCATTGCAATTCCGGGCATCGTCGGCGGGACACTGCTCGCCGATCGTCTCCTCGAGCTATACGGTCCGGAATTCGTCGACGGGGCGACTGTCCTCGCACTGCTCATCGTCGCGACGACACTGTACTCCTATCAGAAGCAACTAATGAACGGCCTCAACGGGATCGATCGACCCGACCTCGCGTTCCGGATCAATGCGGTCTTCATCGTACTCAACGCGGGGCTGAACGTCGTGCTCATCCCGCGATTCGGTCTCGAGGGAGCAGCGATCGCGAGTATCGCGTCGGTCGCCGTCGCGACGATTCTGGCCTATGTCACGCTCTCGAGACTGGTCGATTTCCGGACGCCGTTCGGCGAAATCGGACGCCAAATTACAGCCGCTCTGGTGATGGGCGTCGTCGTCTACGGCGCACTCGAGACCGTCGAAACGACCGCCATCGTCGAGCACAACGCGTTCATCGTCGTATCGCTCGTCGGGTTCGGAGCGGGCGTTTACTTCCTCACGTTGCTCGCACTCTCTGCGCGATTCCGGTCGACGGTCGAGCGGAATATCCCGCTTCACGTCCCGTATCTGAGTTGAGGTTCGTGGCGTTACCAGGGTTCGTTTTTCAAGCCGAGTTGGTAGGCGATCATGTTCGTCGTCACGTGCAGGATCGGCGTGAGCACGACGACGACCGCGATAACGTCCCACGTAAACCACGTAAAGAACCACTCGTTCGCCAGAAGCGCCGTCAGCGGAAGCGAGACGACGACGAAGTCGAGTTGGTCGAGTCCGGGGAACATCGCGCCGCGTTCGCGTCCCGATCGACGTTTGAGAAACGACGCGAGGATGTCGCCGAGCATCGCCCCGCCCGCGAGTCCGAGTGCCGCGAGCAGGGTGAATTCCGGGACGTCGACACCGAGCGCGCCACTCACGTCGTCGGCGGCGAGCGTCAGTACGCCCGCGAGTGCGAGCCCAGCAGTCGTGCCCGCTGCCGTGCCGCGCCAGGTCTTTCCGTCGCCGAGAAGTCGGCTGCCACCCATGGTCCGACCGCCGTCGATCGGTCGACCGCCACCCGCCAGGACGGCAATATTGTTCGGAACGTAGGCGGGCAACATCGCCCAGAACGCGATCACGATCGTCTCGAGTAGTGCCATATCCGCGCCAATGAACCCCCGTCTCTTAACGGGCGGTGTTTTGGGTTGCAGACTGGACAGTGCGTTGCCAGACGAAAGCCGATTGCGCCCATTCGCGTCCGGCGACGTGTCGCTCACCGACAGGATATACACAGTATCTGTGAACTACGTACACGAAAAAGTTTTAGCACTGCTGATCGATCGTTCTCGTAGAGGGCCTGTTATCATGTCACGAGCTGTCTTCGACGAAGCAGCGTACGAGCGCCGACTGAGCCGAACGAGAGATCGATTGCGCGAGGAGGACCTCGACGCGATCGTCGTCGCCGATCCGGCCAATATGAACTACCTGACGGGGTACGACGGCTGGTCGTTCTACGTTCATCAGGCGGTCATCGTCACCCTCGAGCACGAGGAACCCGTCTGGGTCGGCCGACAGATGGACGCCGACGGCGCGCGGGCGACGACCACTCTCTCTGAACCGAATATCCGCGCCTACAGCGACGATCACGTTCACTCTCCGCACGACCTCCACCCGATGGACTACGTCGCCGGTGTCTTAGAAGACCTCGAGGTCGCGGACGGACGAATCGGTCTCGAGATGGACGCTTACTATTTCACCGCCAAGTCGTATACCCGTCTCCAACAAAACCTTCCCGAGGCCGAGTTCGAGGACGCGACGCTCCTCGTCGGCTGGGTCCGGGTCAAAAAATCCGACCAGGAACTCGAGTACATGCGCCAGGCTGCCCGGATTTCGGAAAACGCCATGCAAGCGGGATTAGACGCCATCGAAGCCGGCGTTCCGGAGTACGAAGCCGCCGCTGCGATTTACGAGGCGCTGATCACCGGCACCGACGAGTACGGCGGTGACTATCCGTCGATCGTTCCGCTGATGCCCTCGGGCGAGCACACCGGAACCCCGCACCTGACCTGGACGGACCGAGAATTCGAGGACGGCGACCCGGTTATCATCGAACTCTCGGGCTGTCGCCACCGGTATCACTCGCCGCTCGCACGGACGACGTTCGTCGGTGAGCCACCAGCAGAACTCGAGCACACCGCCGATGTCGTCGTCGAAGCCGTCGACGCCGCACTCGACGCTGCCGAGCCTGGTGTCACCTGCGAGACCGTCGAAAAGGCCTGGCGCGACACCATCGCCAAGTACGACATCGAAAAGGAGGACCGAATCGGCTACTCGATGGGACTGGGCTACCCGCCGGACTGGGGCGAACACACCGCGAGCATCCGCCCCGGCGACGAGACCGTCCTCGAGGAGAACATGACGTTCCACATGATCCCCGGCATCTGGACGGAAGACATCGGGATGGAACTGAGCGAGACGTTCCGCATCACGTCCAGTGGTGCGGAGACGCTCGCAGACTTCCCGCGAAAGCTGTTCCGCGCGTAACCCATCCCTAACGGACCGCTATACTGATCGCACTCCCACAATGACTTCGTCAACAACACACGAGACCGAACCAACGGCAGAGAGCGACCTCGATTCAGCATTGGTTACCGCACGCCGCCAACTCGAGCGTGCGGCCGCACACGTCGACGTCGATCCTGGCGTCATCGAGCGACTCAAACACCCGACACGGGTTTCACGCGTTTCGGTTCCACTCGAGCGCGAGGACGGCTCCGTCGACGTGTTCACGGGCTATCGAGCCCAACACGACGACGTGCGCGGGCCGTACAAGGGCGGCCTTCGCTACCACCCCGAGGTGAACGCCGAGGAGTGCATCGGCCTCTCGATGTGGATGACCTGGAAGTGCGCCGTCATGGACCTCCCATTCGGGGGCGGTAAAGGCGGTATCTCCGTCGATCCGAAATCGCTGACCGAAGGCGAGACCGAACGGCTCACGCGTCGGTTTGCCGAAGAGTTACGCGACGACGTCGGGCCCACGAAAGACGTGCCAGCACCCGATATGGGCACCGATGCCCAGACGATGGCCTGGTTCATGGACGCCTACTCGATGCAACAGGGCGAGACCATCCCGGGTGTCGTCACCGGCAAACCACCCGTCGTCGGCGGCTCTTACGGCCGCGAGGAAGCACCCGGACGATCCACTGCGATCGCGACGCGAGAAGCTATCGACTACGAGGACCGCAACGTTTCGGACACCACCGTCGCCGTCCAGGGTTTCGGCAGCGTCGGCGCGAACGCCGCCCGCTTGCTCGAGGACTGGGGAGCGACCGTCGTCGCCGTCAGCGACGTCAACGGAGCCATCCACGATCCCGCGGGTCTCGACACCCACGACATTCCAACCCACGACGAGGAGCCGGAGGCCGTCCTCGAGCAAGACGCTCCGGAAACGATCGCCAACGAGGACGTGCTCGAACTCGATGTCGATGTATTGATCCCCGCCGCCGTCGGGAACGTGATCACCGCGGACAACGCCGACGCCATCGAGGCCGACATCGTCGTCGAGGGCGCGAACGGCCCGACGACGTTCGCCGCTGACACCATCCTCGAGGAACGCGATATTACGGTTATCCCCGACATTCTCGCCAACGCCGGCGGCGTCACCGTCAGCTACTTCGAGTGGCTTCAGGACATCAACCGTCGCCAGTGGACGCTCGACGAGGTCAACGCCGAACTCGAGGACAAGATGCTCGCCGCCTGGGCGGACATCCGCGAGGAAGTCGAGAAACAGAATCTGACGTGGCGCGACGCCGCCTACGTCGTTGCACTGTCACGGATCGCCGAGGCGAAGGCCAAACGCGGGCTCTGGCCGTAGTGCGCGGTAGTCGACACATTCGATTTTCACACGTTGGGTGCACTGCCTCTCACCAACGTATTCCGATCGATCAGTCGTCGTAGCGCCCGATCTCGATTAGATTTCCGTCAGGATCTCGAACGTACACCGACGTAATCGGACCGACGGCTCCCGTCCGTTCGACCGGGCCCATGACGATCTCGACGTCTCGCTCCCGAAGTCGGCGCTCGACATCCTCGATGGGCGTCTCGGTCACCAGACAGCAGTCGCCCCCGCCGGGCGTCGGTTCCCTCGCGACGATGTCAACGTCGTTGTCGATCGGGTGGAGGTTGATCTTCTGCTCGCCGAATCGGAGCGCTTTGCGATCGTCACCGAAGGTTACGATCTCAGCACCTAGGTCCTCGTAGAACGCACACGTCGCCTCGACGTCCTCCACCGTAAGCACGAAGTGATCGATCCCGGTGAGCTTCATCGCTGTCCTCCTCGCGTCGCTGGTTGCCGTTCCATGAACTCCGCTTCGAGACCCCTCGAAAAATAACCCGACGATGGCCGGCGATCATACTGACCGACGGAACTCAGCA is a window of Natronorubrum sediminis DNA encoding:
- a CDS encoding M24 family metallopeptidase, with the protein product MSRAVFDEAAYERRLSRTRDRLREEDLDAIVVADPANMNYLTGYDGWSFYVHQAVIVTLEHEEPVWVGRQMDADGARATTTLSEPNIRAYSDDHVHSPHDLHPMDYVAGVLEDLEVADGRIGLEMDAYYFTAKSYTRLQQNLPEAEFEDATLLVGWVRVKKSDQELEYMRQAARISENAMQAGLDAIEAGVPEYEAAAAIYEALITGTDEYGGDYPSIVPLMPSGEHTGTPHLTWTDREFEDGDPVIIELSGCRHRYHSPLARTTFVGEPPAELEHTADVVVEAVDAALDAAEPGVTCETVEKAWRDTIAKYDIEKEDRIGYSMGLGYPPDWGEHTASIRPGDETVLEENMTFHMIPGIWTEDIGMELSETFRITSSGAETLADFPRKLFRA
- a CDS encoding TolB-like translocation protein, with the protein product MSGYNRLEQAVGHYLNDFPRIKGAVETTYQRASYLLFANRDFKYKLHDDVPLHTAPTWFGAEDGTLDEFFVGFYDVCPWNEDQTQYVVHELDESSGTVSISVLGKDGSERIASTDAWNYQQGARTRWHPTQKDALIFNDIENGNAVARIVNTDGEELDRYQQPMQAMNPTGEDFLSINYRRLDHNSPAYGYGTDDGSELATPAEDGIVRIDRDGNTELIVSFRSLISEVETAVDSEYHYIHHGLYAPDGDQFAFLHRWVDDGQRQTRLLVSNRFGKRRLLLENEYVSHYCWLDTKRLFLWGGSKAHGRGYHIVDTESGEIDYVEGLSGYGDGHPTLSPDGEWVVTDTYPDRTRKRTLWLYNIYNSRSIKLGNFLAPFEFDGGYRCDLHPRWSRDGKFISIDSAHEGVRKSYILDVSSVCQFE
- a CDS encoding oligosaccharide flippase family protein, whose protein sequence is MNIGQTSLIVFLSKLLGSALGFVATLYFARELGAEVLGVYTLVLTVVSWLILAGEFGVGQATTKRISEGREQGAYLSAALVWITGFAVCLSLAVIVAQPILESYIAEFDHYVALSVVWFVVALLFIKLFYRTIDKTLKGERKVHIEGVLEPVKIGGQSLIQIVLVIAGYGLLGMLVGYALGGIIVGIVGLYWVSTQPSMPSKRHFVSLFDYAKFSWLGSLKSRTFNEVDILLLGVFAQSALVGVYSVAWSIAKFLDIFGGAVSSTMFPEISHTSAQNAREAVSGLVEDSLAFTGLIAIPGIVGGTLLADRLLELYGPEFVDGATVLALLIVATTLYSYQKQLMNGLNGIDRPDLAFRINAVFIVLNAGLNVVLIPRFGLEGAAIASIASVAVATILAYVTLSRLVDFRTPFGEIGRQITAALVMGVVVYGALETVETTAIVEHNAFIVVSLVGFGAGVYFLTLLALSARFRSTVERNIPLHVPYLS
- a CDS encoding CDP-2,3-bis-(O-geranylgeranyl)-sn-glycerol synthase codes for the protein MALLETIVIAFWAMLPAYVPNNIAVLAGGGRPIDGGRTMGGSRLLGDGKTWRGTAAGTTAGLALAGVLTLAADDVSGALGVDVPEFTLLAALGLAGGAMLGDILASFLKRRSGRERGAMFPGLDQLDFVVVSLPLTALLANEWFFTWFTWDVIAVVVVLTPILHVTTNMIAYQLGLKNEPW
- a CDS encoding VOC family protein encodes the protein MKLTGIDHFVLTVEDVEATCAFYEDLGAEIVTFGDDRKALRFGEQKINLHPIDNDVDIVAREPTPGGGDCCLVTETPIEDVERRLRERDVEIVMGPVERTGAVGPITSVYVRDPDGNLIEIGRYDD
- the gdhB gene encoding glutamate dehydrogenase GdhB translates to MTSSTTHETEPTAESDLDSALVTARRQLERAAAHVDVDPGVIERLKHPTRVSRVSVPLEREDGSVDVFTGYRAQHDDVRGPYKGGLRYHPEVNAEECIGLSMWMTWKCAVMDLPFGGGKGGISVDPKSLTEGETERLTRRFAEELRDDVGPTKDVPAPDMGTDAQTMAWFMDAYSMQQGETIPGVVTGKPPVVGGSYGREEAPGRSTAIATREAIDYEDRNVSDTTVAVQGFGSVGANAARLLEDWGATVVAVSDVNGAIHDPAGLDTHDIPTHDEEPEAVLEQDAPETIANEDVLELDVDVLIPAAVGNVITADNADAIEADIVVEGANGPTTFAADTILEERDITVIPDILANAGGVTVSYFEWLQDINRRQWTLDEVNAELEDKMLAAWADIREEVEKQNLTWRDAAYVVALSRIAEAKAKRGLWP